The Glycine max cultivar Williams 82 chromosome 3, Glycine_max_v4.0, whole genome shotgun sequence sequence GAAACATGAGGAGGGATTGGAACTGGTTTAAGAGGATAAATCTGCACTATCCAAATAGAGAAGGaaacagaaaatatatatttgcgTGAACTCAATTTCTTTAATCTCTGGCAAGTTGAAACTCTGATCATTATTAAAAGCCACCTGGCCTCATTCCCGGTTAAGCTTTAACTACACTACAAGTGCTCCATGATAATTTGAAGCATTtcctattttcaatttcaaaagatacATAGAAAATAGCTATCTTTATTTTAGTACAAAAATACGGATAAGTAATTTACCAGCAACGCTCCTTCCGAATCAGTATATaacaaaaatgcaaaataaaatatataaatatatttttagtcatcaaatttgagttatttttttccctttaaattTGAAGTTGTTGTTTTCACTCCTTAAAATCCTTAAAATGTTCTTTTTAATCTCTTTTCATCATgtgagccaaaaaaaaaaaatatcacaatttGTGGCACTTGActgtcaaaatttaattttttattttatattttatcgtTTGATTTCTGATCGATAAACATCACCAAAATCAAGCTTATGAAATTGAAAACACATTAaccactttaatttttttattgacattcCGATGATTTTAAAGTGCAAAAAATcgtactttaaatttaaaatagaaaatcaatTTATGATGGTCATAAGTCACCATAAATTGTGAATCTCATATTTCCCTCCTAGCTCACACTTTGAAAAAgactttaaaaaaacattatgcgAATCTTATGGACTAAAAAAGCAATTTTAAGTTTGAAAGAGTAAAAAAAGGACCCAAATTTAAGGTACTAGAAACATAaggcaaaataaaattatcccaCTAATTGCATCAATTATGGTAGCAATTATTATCGTCACCCATTCCTTGTGTCCATGTTGGGGCAGAGGCACTTCATGGTTGATTTtgataacaaaaagaaaaacaatcttGTTATTAGTGGCTGCCTGGCTGCAACAATTATTGACAAATTCATGCAAAGAAAGATCATCCaattaattttgtagttttttgCTGCATTTAACTTTACTAGAAAATGATAACAAGTATTATGTGCTTTTTATGGCTCAATATTATTAAACTCTAACAACTAATAATTTTATCCAAGAGACACAGAACAGAACCCTGCTATAATAAGGCCACTTAACTAAAATCTCAAAGGATACTCTGAAAAACCAATAACAGCACTTGTCAAGGGAATTGACAAATAGCAGACATtccatttaaaatatgatatacaGAACTATTCGTCCATATTTTTAGGGAAATGTGAAAGGGAAGAATAATTTTACCAGCAATGTTCCTTTTGTAGATGAAATAAATAGCAAGCACCACTCCTAAAGTTGCAGCAACGGaggttataaatattatttttgactTCTTGTGCCTGATAGACTCTTCACAGTTgaatttgatcaaataaaacaacaatGGTTAAATTCCATATTGAAGGACCAAGCTTATATTCTCAAAACATGATTGAAATTCTGGTGAGAAGAATAATAAAAGGATTAATTGGAAGAGTTAATAAAGTATTTACCTATTTCTGACGCAGGCAACCTTATATATAGACTCTGCCCATTCTCTGGAACTGGATACAGTTTGATGTCAAATAAATCACCGAACCACATAACACAGCCACTGCCTGCCCCACTTATATTTGAATTGGTATATGCCATGCAGGAACAATTATTCAAGCACTTGGTTCTGCATTGTTTTAGATCAATAGTCTCATTCACAAACGTATCTTTAGTATCCGGCACTTTCAAGCCATCCACAAGTACAAACCCATCATTGAGCTTATCTTGGCGGCTAAGTGGATGTTTCCTGATACATCCTTCAGACCAGTCCATTGAGTTCCATTTCTCAGGAGTCTTAGGCTTGAACCCTTTTAAACATTGACACATTGGTAACGCAGAAGTGGTGCAATATGTATTGGCTCCACAGACTCCATAATGATCACAGTTGTCTTCTGGCATCACTTCATATAAAATCCATGATTTTCCTGACCATACATAACGCTGACGTTCTAGTGTGGTTTGGTTAAGTACCACTTTAGATATTGAACTAGTCTGTTTGACACTCCATCTGTAATAAACCACTTCTTGGTTGGAGACAAACTCGTAATGGTATATGGGGTTATTAGGCTTCATAAGTGGCATGCCACTGAAACGCAAACCATTCCATGGTCCAAATCTATGGTACTTTTTTGTTCCCTTCATCATATAGATATCAGGATAGGGGTGCAGGGTAATACCCCATGATAAGTCTCCTTGGGTTGGATCATTATCACTCTTCCAAGCTATCAGGCAAGTACTAAGATTTCTCTTGATGTCCCATCCAACCTTCATTCCTGACAGCATTGTATTAGATGGGTAATCAAAGCTTTGCCACAGATATGTCTCTTCCTTGGCTTCATTCTCATCTCTTATCACAAGATTGCCTGAATCCAAGAGCTCTGCCACCGGATTCTGTGCCTTTTCTGGAGAACTTGTGCTCCAAACAATCGTGTTGTTGTGTGTAAGGACCAAATTGCCAGAACTGTCTAGTTTCAAGATGGAAAAAGAATCCTTGATTGGGTTGCCACCGTTTGCAACCCAAACTATGTTTTGAAGTGGAATATTCTTGTACCAAATCCCAAGGTAGATTTTGGTCGGATTTCCAAGATTGCAGAAACCGAGTTCAAAGATTCCACTTGGGGAAACTAGGGTTTTTCCGTAACTGAGGGACTGGGATAGTGTAATGGATGAAGTTTCTGCTGCTATGAAAACTATGAGAGAAGGGGAAAACAGTATATAAACTATGATACTCAtcagaaaaagaataaatatcatTGAGTACTAAGCTTGACAGTTAGAGCTTTAAACAGCTGTTCTGAAGACTAAGAAAACTGAAACcattgtgtatatatatagaggGAGTAACAAACTTTacgaagttgttgaaaagtacAAAAATACTTTCTTTCCAAGACCATTCCACACATCCAAAActaatcaatatttattatgCCAATTGAGCAGTTGCTACCAATGACCCACTAGAGAGGAAAACTTGTGAGTGATGCCAAATGGAAAATTTATAGTGGAAAACTAAGCTTAGGAGCATGCATTATTTTTTCACAAGTCACAATTACTTGATGCAGAAGGCAGTGTGATTGGAATGGTAAAATTTAACTTGTAAATGCAAATCTCATAAGCTTTTCAGAATTTTCAGTAGACTTTCATTTTGTGGTTTAGGGGTTTGGTTCCAGTCTTTCTAGCATGTGTGGCTAGAAGGACCACAGTCTTGAATATTGAGGCTCTTGGTCACTGTCAGGTAAACTACCTTGTGAGACTTCTGAAATAGACACAATGTTAAAGA is a genomic window containing:
- the LOC100808227 gene encoding G-type lectin S-receptor-like serine/threonine-protein kinase At4g27290, which encodes MIFILFLMSIIVYILFSPSLIVFIAAETSSITLSQSLSYGKTLVSPSGIFELGFCNLGNPTKIYLGIWYKNIPLQNIVWVANGGNPIKDSFSILKLDSSGNLVLTHNNTIVWSTSSPEKAQNPVAELLDSGNLVIRDENEAKEETYLWQSFDYPSNTMLSGMKVGWDIKRNLSTCLIAWKSDNDPTQGDLSWGITLHPYPDIYMMKGTKKYHRFGPWNGLRFSGMPLMKPNNPIYHYEFVSNQEVVYYRWSVKQTSSISKVVLNQTTLERQRYVWSGKSWILYEVMPEDNCDHYGVCGANTYCTTSALPMCQCLKGFKPKTPEKWNSMDWSEGCIRKHPLSRQDKLNDGFVLVDGLKVPDTKDTFVNETIDLKQCRTKCLNNCSCMAYTNSNISGAGSGCVMWFGDLFDIKLYPVPENGQSLYIRLPASEIESIRHKKSKIIFITSVAATLGVVLAIYFIYKRNIADKPKKNENIERQLEDLDVPLFHLLTITTATNNFSLNNKIGQGGFGPVYKGKLVDGREIAVKRLSSSTGQGITEFTTEVKLIAKLQHRNLVRLLGCCFRGQEKLLVYEYMVNGSLDTFIFDKVKSKLLDWPQRFHIIFGIARGLLYLHQDSQLRIIHRDLKASNVLLDAKLNPKISDFGMARAFGGDQIEGNTNRVVGTYGYMAPEYAVDGLFSIKSDVFSFGILLLEIICGNKNRALCHRNQTLNLVGYAWTLWKEKNALQLIDSSIKDLCAIPEALRCIHVSLLCLQQYPEDRPTMTSVIQMLGSEMELIEPKEPGFFPRRISDEEKFSSNLNHKTSNDELTITSLTGR